A single genomic interval of Lathyrus oleraceus cultivar Zhongwan6 chromosome 7, CAAS_Psat_ZW6_1.0, whole genome shotgun sequence harbors:
- the LOC127105863 gene encoding uncharacterized protein LOC127105863 → MEGKLAEELYGESLQFSKLELSSNHADDDHGHKLKDCDGDNLNLDDSLWGDSDDDKVNKSSDLDREWQRRRDQFHTIGYREGLIAAKEASAQEGFNIGFKQSVHAGYNWGVVRGVASAFAHLPNQLKEKLVESLEKRNQFQELYESVQSLSTTDSLRLFHEDFKAQEAMEQNEHTDVISQTVSLQEPIPHNTPLTKYRAQLESLICDTPSIDSHLPEPK, encoded by the exons ATGGAGGGTAAGCTTGCTGAAGAACTTTATGGTGAAAGTTTACAATTCTCTAAATTAGAATTAAGTTCGAATCACGCCGATGATGATCACGGACATAAATTAAAAG ATTGTGATGGTGATAATTTGAACCTTGATGATTCTTTGTGGGGTGATTCTGATGATGACAAGGTGAATAAGTCATCAGATTTGGACAGGGAGTGGCAGAGGAGGCGCGACCAGTTTCATACG ATTGGTTATCGAGAAGGTCTTATAGCAGCTAAGGAAGCTTCTGCACAAGAGGGATTCAATATCGGTTTTAAACAGTCTGTCCATGCTGGTTATAACTGGGGTGTTGTAAGAGGAGTAGCCAG TGCTTTTGCTCATCTTCCAAATCAGTTAAAAGAGAAATTGGTTGAATCACTAGAAAAGAGAAATCAATTCCAAGAGCTGTATGAATCAGTGCAATCTTTGTCAACAACAGATTCCCTTAGGTTGTTTCATGAAGACTTCAAAGCACAAGAAGCTATGGAACAAAATGAACACACAGATGTTATCAGCCAAACAGTAAGTTTGCAAGAGCCAATTCCACATAACACTCCTTTGACAAAATATCGTGCACAGCTTGAATCTCTGATTTGCGATACTCCTTCCATTGACAGTCATTTACCTGAACCGAAATAA
- the LOC127103464 gene encoding uncharacterized protein LOC127103464, with product MIQRKVCSELGIQADNFKSDNGTANLKLAYSKHQDGEGRGTYGMKKMKKSSLIKLSDMEALQSPPPRRSLSQSKKMLPLHVPTTAVTAQKHKPLLRKSPNYMNPTSSSDAKKKLLPVSLQNNQFGSDGKNLPQKSLSKSKSSSAPNKKTAKIMSRSSSVNLVRTLTKTLSFKSSRIYPRKSTAILLRADINAPYRATCSSTLKDSTFPEHLMLNTGGSESEGALIMKVCPYTYCSFNGNHHLPEKRHFLKTGKSIKLESSEKLKVPCETRKDFDGKPACEEADRGNPTSITLIREIGIDFSIQVNDKEREKAYKMGRSDTVKHLEDQEGIKFAPQGNGDIAEEKGVYLVTPFVPCDLTKSEINYKVKFKNYFLASEIEAETKESFHQKLNAEDADKNHPPSWFHEGMCTGSYSHEEQFCPVNHKESDFGSSVITQETDSKFKSLSEDSHDIFEMLLDDILSNHYADNMVEKAMQGKEEKSTSFDAQPHDTNFVQETSSERIQADYLSKGTDHEYDPPYLEEEEFQFPTNIEDNVREIEKHVDNRTSCASMVLDEDSVQNSEAHRISETHKVEESHEDSNTRLENNDKEISQRNQILSFDVPEESAIIVQDHELLEEDQVTATKFQTICCKGGEGRNTSNNWQWLAKNKRTIQDVEEMRKINPRKPNFLSLIPDPEPEKVELRHQMIDDRKNAEEWMLDFSLRQAVTKLAPVRKKKVALLVEAFETVMSTSK from the coding sequence ATGATTCAGAGAAAGGTTTGCAGTGAGTTGGGTATCCAAGCTGATAATTTCAAATCTGACAATGGCACAGCAAACCTGAAGTTAGCTTATTCTAAGCACCAAGATGGTGAGGGCAGAGGAACCTATGGGATGAAGAAAATGAAAAAGTCGAGTTTAATTAAGCTTTCGGATATGGAGGCTCTTCAATCACCACCTCCAAGGAGGAGTTTATCTCAATCAAAAAAGATGTTACCCCTTCATGTTCCAACCACTGCAGTAACAGCACAAAAGCATAAGCCCTTGCTGAGAAAGTCACCCAATTACATGAATCCTACAAGCAGTTCAGATGCAAAAAAGAAGCTTTTACCAGTGAGTCTTCAGAATAATCAATTTGGTTCAGATGGTAAGAATCTACCACAAAAAAGTTTGAGCAAGTCAAAATCTAGTTCTGCTCCTAACAAAAAAACTGCAAAAATTATGTCAAGATCATCTAGTGTGAATTTGGTGAGAACATTAACAAAGACTCTTAGTTTTAAGTCGAGTAGAATTTATCCGAGAAAATCTACAGCAATACTGCTGCGTGCAGATATTAATGCACCATACAGAGCTACCTGCTCTTCAACTTTGAAAGATTCCACGTTCCCTGAACACCTCATGCTTAATACTGGAGGCAGTGAGTCAGAGGGAGCTTTGATCATGAAGGTTTGCCCATATACATACTGCTCTTTCAATGGAAATCACCATCTTCCAGAAAAGAGGCACTTTTTGAAGACTGGGAAAAGTATAAAGCTGGAAAGTTCTGAAAAATTGAAGGTGCCTTGTGAGACAAGGAAAGACTTTGATGGAAAACCAGCATGTGAAGAAGCTGATAGGGGTAATCCAACAAGCATTACCTTAATACGAGAAATTGGTATAGATTTCTCTATTCAAGTCAATGACAAGGAAAGGGAAAAAGCATACAAAATGGGAAGATCTGACACTGTCAAACACCTTGAGGATCAAGAAGGTATCAAGTTTGCACCGCAGGGGAATGGCGACATAGCAGAAGAGAAAGGTGTTTATCTGGTAACTCCTTTTGTGCCTTGTGATCTCACCAAGTCTGAAATCAATTACAAGGTGAAATTCAAAAACTACTTTCTCGCTTCTGAAATTGAAGCAGAAACCAAGGAAAGTTTTCACCAAAAACTAAACGCAGAAGATGCAGACAAAAACCACCCGCCTAGCTGGTTTCATGAAGGAATGTGTACTGGAAGCTACAGCCATGAGGAACAGTTTTGTCCAGTCAACCATAAAGAGTCGGATTTCGGTTCTTCTGTCATCACTCAGGAGACTGACTCAAAATTCAAGTCCCTATCAGAGGATTCACATGATATATTTGAAATGTTGCTAGATGACATCCTTAGCAACCATTACGCAGATAACATGGTTGAAAAAGCAATGCAAGGTAAAGAAGAGAAAAGCACATCTTTTGATGCACAACCTCATGATACAAATTTTGTCCAAGAAACCTCAAGTGAACGCATACAGGCTGATTATCTGTCCAAAGGCACTGATCATGAGTATGACCCGCCGTATTTGGAAGAGGAAGAATTTCAGTTTCCGACAAACATAGAAGATAATGTTCGAGAAATTGAAAAGCATGTAGATAACAGGACCAGTTGTGCCTCGATGGTACTTGATGAAGATTCAGTTCAAAATAGTGAAGCTCACAGGATCAGTGAAACTCACAAGGTTGAAGAGAGTCATGAAGACAGCAACACACGCCTAGAGAATAATGATAAAGAAATTAGCCAAAGGAACCAAATTCTCTCATTTGATGTGCCTGAAGAAAGCGCCATTATTGTTCAGGACCACGAATTGCTGGAGGAAGATCAAGTTACAGCTACTAAGTTCCAGACGATATGCTGCAAAGGTGGTGAAGGGCGGAACACAAGCAATAATTGGCAATGGCTAGCTAAGAACAAGAGAACTATTCAAGATGTCGAGGAAATGAGAAAGATCAACCCAAGAAAGCCAAATTTCCTGTCCTTGATTCCTGATCCAGAACCAGAAAAGGTTGAACTGAGGCACCAAATGATAGACGATAGAAAAAATGCAGAGGAATGGATGCTTGATTTTTCACTCAGACAAGCTGTTACAAAACTTGCTCCTGTCAGGAAAAAGAAGGTTGCATTGCTTGTTGAAGCTTTTGAAACAGTAATGTCAACATCGAAATGA